A genomic window from Dermacentor silvarum isolate Dsil-2018 chromosome 9, BIME_Dsil_1.4, whole genome shotgun sequence includes:
- the LOC119465278 gene encoding uncharacterized protein LOC119465278 isoform X1 → MALGSMQDYGLWSTRPPRTEEDEREYKRRRAEAARRRRQNLSEEQKAAERERNAAAARQRRLHQTEEQRAAERERHRARRANPQVRAAERERDAEARRKRRANPHLRAAERTRRRERRLSEGIRPTLSRRQRRAKAAAARRDRRLAAERRQMSPSPPAEDDGGREFVLDDFGQLCSACDRLCFRQDVSEVSPRHVQLLCREFPDENVADFVLCKACRDSLEAGNVSSLSRRNGHACPPMPEWFTILSSDEEEQPVSCTVHGPVLSAKGVQTEVVAPLGRRVNTAIGSSWIDDKGVSRSTQTPSAKVHSWTAMETDDPGGLPKRRRSPRKRASAMFS, encoded by the exons ATGGCGTTAGGAAGCATGCAGGATTATGGCCTGTGGTCAACAAGGCCTCCGCGTACCGAGGAAGACGAGCGCGAATACAAGCGACGACGAGCCGAAGCGGCTCGACGGCGGCGACAGAACCTGAGCGAAGAACAGAAAGCGGCCGAGCGAGAACGCAACGCAGCCGCGGCTCGCCAGCGGCGGCTGCATCAAACCGAAGAGCAGCGAGCGGCGGAACGCGAACGACACCGGGCTCGCCGTGCGAACCCTCAAGTGCGGGCGGCCGAGCGGGAGCGAGATGCCGAAGCGAGGCGAAAGCGCCGGGCAAACCCTCACTTGCGGGCTGCCGAACGAACGCGACGTAGAGAACGGCGACTGTCCGAAGGAATCAGACCGACGCTGTCCAGGCGACAGCGCCGGGCAAAAGCGGCGGCGGCTCGCAGAGATCGGCGGCTGGCGGCCGAGAGAAGGCAGATGTCGCCGTCGCCGCCTGCCGAGGACGATGGCGGCCGGGAATTCGTGCTCGACGACTTCGGACAGCTGTGCAGCGCGTGCGACCGTCTGTGCTTCCGCCAGGACGTGTCTGAGGTGTCCCCGCGACACGTCCAGCTGCTGTGCCGCGAGTTTCCCGACGAGAACGTCGCGGACTTTGTGCTGTGCAAGGCGTGTCGCGACTCCCTAGAAGCGGGAAACGTTTCCTCCCTTTCCAGACGTAACGGACACGCGTGCCCACCGATGCCCGAATGGTTCACAATACTCAGTTCG GACGAAGAGGAGCAGCCCGTCAGCTGCACCGTGCACGGCCCTGTCCTATCGGCCAAAGGTGTGCAGACAGAGGTGGTCGCGCCGCTGGGCAGAAGAGTGAACACTGCGATTGGGTCCTCGTGGATCGACGACAAAGGTGTGTCCAGGTCGACGCAGACGCCGTCTGCCAAGGTGCACAGCTGGACGGCGATGGAAACCGACGATCCTGGTGGCCTGCCAAAACGACGGCGCTCACCGAGGAAGCGGGCAAG
- the LOC119465278 gene encoding uncharacterized protein LOC119465278 isoform X2, translating into MALGSMQDYGLWSTRPPRTEEDEREYKRRRAEAARRRRQNLSEEQKAAERERNAAAARQRRLHQTEEQRAAERERHRARRANPQVRAAERERDAEARRKRRANPHLRAAERTRRRERRLSEGIRPTLSRRQRRAKAAAARRDRRLAAERRQMSPSPPAEDDGGREFVLDDFGQLCSACDRLCFRQDVSEVSPRHVQLLCREFPDENVADFVLCKACRDSLEAGNVSSLSRRNGHACPPMPEWFTILSSDEEEQPVSCTVHGPVLSAKGVQTEVVAPLGRRVNTAIGSSWIDDKGVSRSTQTPSAKVHSWTAMETDDPGGLPKRRRSPRKRAR; encoded by the exons ATGGCGTTAGGAAGCATGCAGGATTATGGCCTGTGGTCAACAAGGCCTCCGCGTACCGAGGAAGACGAGCGCGAATACAAGCGACGACGAGCCGAAGCGGCTCGACGGCGGCGACAGAACCTGAGCGAAGAACAGAAAGCGGCCGAGCGAGAACGCAACGCAGCCGCGGCTCGCCAGCGGCGGCTGCATCAAACCGAAGAGCAGCGAGCGGCGGAACGCGAACGACACCGGGCTCGCCGTGCGAACCCTCAAGTGCGGGCGGCCGAGCGGGAGCGAGATGCCGAAGCGAGGCGAAAGCGCCGGGCAAACCCTCACTTGCGGGCTGCCGAACGAACGCGACGTAGAGAACGGCGACTGTCCGAAGGAATCAGACCGACGCTGTCCAGGCGACAGCGCCGGGCAAAAGCGGCGGCGGCTCGCAGAGATCGGCGGCTGGCGGCCGAGAGAAGGCAGATGTCGCCGTCGCCGCCTGCCGAGGACGATGGCGGCCGGGAATTCGTGCTCGACGACTTCGGACAGCTGTGCAGCGCGTGCGACCGTCTGTGCTTCCGCCAGGACGTGTCTGAGGTGTCCCCGCGACACGTCCAGCTGCTGTGCCGCGAGTTTCCCGACGAGAACGTCGCGGACTTTGTGCTGTGCAAGGCGTGTCGCGACTCCCTAGAAGCGGGAAACGTTTCCTCCCTTTCCAGACGTAACGGACACGCGTGCCCACCGATGCCCGAATGGTTCACAATACTCAGTTCG GACGAAGAGGAGCAGCCCGTCAGCTGCACCGTGCACGGCCCTGTCCTATCGGCCAAAGGTGTGCAGACAGAGGTGGTCGCGCCGCTGGGCAGAAGAGTGAACACTGCGATTGGGTCCTCGTGGATCGACGACAAAGGTGTGTCCAGGTCGACGCAGACGCCGTCTGCCAAGGTGCACAGCTGGACGGCGATGGAAACCGACGATCCTGGTGGCCTGCCAAAACGACGGCGCTCACCGAGGAAGCGGGCAAGGTGA